The following coding sequences are from one Luteimonas sp. S4-F44 window:
- a CDS encoding M23 family metallopeptidase, translating into MPTRLLLLLVCALLVLPLAAQDTDALRFPERVEQGSLVVGKVPAGSQVRYRDRALRVSGYGTVALGIGRDEIGPVQVQVIDPDGREHVATIAVAPRDWPIERVNGVPPATVNPPPAIAERIRREQAQVTQARTRDDARVDFGGRFLRPVEGRISGRFGRARSYNGQPGAPHSGMDIAAPTGTPVKAPAAGIVTFAAPDLYLTGGTLLLDHGHGVSSNFLHLSRLDAKVGDRVEQGQVIGAVGATGRATGPHLHWGMNWFDIRIDPQLVLER; encoded by the coding sequence ATGCCGACACGTTTGTTATTGCTGCTGGTCTGCGCCCTGCTCGTCCTGCCGCTCGCCGCCCAGGACACCGACGCGCTGCGCTTTCCAGAGCGCGTTGAGCAAGGCAGCCTGGTCGTCGGCAAGGTGCCGGCGGGCAGCCAGGTGCGCTACCGCGACCGCGCGCTGCGCGTCAGCGGCTACGGCACGGTGGCGCTGGGCATCGGCCGCGACGAGATCGGCCCGGTCCAGGTGCAGGTCATCGACCCGGACGGCCGCGAACACGTCGCGACGATCGCAGTCGCGCCACGCGACTGGCCGATCGAGCGCGTCAATGGCGTGCCGCCGGCCACCGTCAACCCGCCGCCGGCGATCGCCGAACGCATCCGCCGCGAGCAGGCGCAGGTCACCCAGGCGCGGACGCGCGACGACGCACGCGTCGACTTCGGCGGTCGTTTCCTGCGCCCGGTCGAGGGACGGATCAGCGGGCGCTTCGGGCGTGCGCGGTCGTACAACGGACAGCCCGGCGCGCCGCACTCGGGCATGGACATTGCCGCGCCGACCGGCACGCCGGTCAAGGCGCCCGCCGCCGGCATCGTGACCTTCGCCGCGCCAGACCTGTACCTGACCGGCGGCACGCTCTTGCTCGACCACGGCCATGGCGTGAGCTCGAACTTCCTGCATCTCTCGCGGCTCGATGCCAAAGTCGGTGACCGCGTCGAACAGGGCCAAGTGATCGGCGCGGTCGGTGCGACCGGGCGCGCGACGGGGCCGCATCTGCACTGGGGGATGAATTGGTTCGATATTCGGATCGATCCCCAGCTTGTTTTGGAGCGCTGA